Proteins co-encoded in one Pseudoliparis swirei isolate HS2019 ecotype Mariana Trench chromosome 7, NWPU_hadal_v1, whole genome shotgun sequence genomic window:
- the wsb2 gene encoding WD repeat and SOCS box-containing protein 2 yields MCSTGTNAEQTAADPALVLELKTRRPPSLEGRAGCETWSVDFSPDGAWFAWSMGHGIVWVVAWPLDSEDSQDGDTDRGDKSFSCGHPVWGLAFGPRPPKLAAGAPAAPKPPKGTTSLLLATGLENGVIKIWNVLTGDAVFDLHGHEGVVRDLVFPQNGTLTLISTSRDKTLRIWDLAQKGKKVQVLSGHKDWISCCCVSSDCSMIASVGRFDRMVCLWSLRSYTFIRNLAGGIHKTLYLLSSCDFSPDGALLATAAFSGSSWWVDLWDPYTAEKLATFVDYFEDYGQNQISAIQFSPNGLHLAMVTDDRALRVWEPGQKGMEMQTKVDRDANGLCCKYHPKGGVVATGTRDGHVRFWRAPQTVPSLSHLCRSILRHSVSTHQMEPLPLPKRILQYLTYRNIADRLNTCCHEEEDWEA; encoded by the exons ATGTGCTCCACCGGAACCAACGCGGAGCAGACAG CGGCCGACCCGGCTCTGGTGCTGGAGCTGAAGACCCGGCGGCCGCCGTCCCTGGAGGGCCGCGCGGGCTGCGAGACGTGGAGCGTGGACTTCTCCCCGGACGGCGCGTGGTTCGCCTGGTCCATGGGCCACGGCATCGTGTGGGTGGTCGCCTGGCCGCTGGACTCCGA AGACAGCCAGGACGGAGACACCGACCGCGGAGACAAGAGCTTCAGCTGTGGTCACCCGGTGTGGGGCCTCGCCTTCGGACCCAGACCCCCAAAACTCGCCGCGGGGGCGCCGGCGGCTCCGAAACCCCCGAAAGGCACCACCAGCCTGCTGCTGGCCACGGGCCTGGAGAACGGGGTGATCAAGATCTGGAACGTGTTAACGG GCGACgctgtgtttgacctccacgGCCACGAGGGCGTCGTCAGGGACCTCGTGTTCCCCCAGAACGGGACCCTCACACTCATATCCACCTCCAGGGACAAGACGCTGAGGATCTGGGACCTGGCTCAGAaag GTAAGAAGGTCCAGGTGCTCTCCGGCCATAAGGACTGGATCAGCTGCTGCTGCGTGTCGTCTGACTGCAGCATGATCGCATCCGTCGGCAGATTTGaccga aTGGTGTGTCTGTGGAGCCTGCGGTCCTACACGTTCATCAGGAACCTGGCGGGGGGGATCCACAAGACCCTGTACCTGCTCTCGTCCTGCGACTTCTCCCCCGACGGGGCGCTGCTCGCCACGGCGGCCTTCAGCGGCTCCAGCTGGTGGGTCGACCTCTGGGACCCGTACACGGCGGAGAAGCTGGCCACGTTCGT GGACTACTTTGAAGATTACGGTCAGAACCAGATCTCGGCGATCCAGTTCTCCCCCAACGGTTTGCACCTGGCGATGGTGACGGACGACCG AGCTCTGCGGGTCTGGGAGCCGGGCCAGAAGGGGATGGAGATGCAGACCAAGGTGGACCGGGACGCCAACGGACTCTGCTGCAAATACCACCCCAAGGGGGGCGTGGTCGCCACGGG aaccaGGGATGGCCATGTGAGGTTCTGGCGGGCTCCCCAGACGGTGCCCAGCCTGAGCCACCTGTGCCGCTCCATCCTGCGCCACTCGGTGTCCACGCACCAGatggagcccctccccctccccaagaGGATCCTCCAGTACCTGACCTACAGGAACATCGCCGACCGCCTCAACACCTGCtgccacgaggaggaggactgggAGGCGTGA
- the rfc5 gene encoding replication factor C subunit 5 yields the protein MASTNKVPLQARNLPWVEKYRPQKLEDLISHKDILTTIQKFISEEKLPHLLFYGPPGTGKTSTILACAKQLYQEKEFNSMVLELNASDDRGIDVVRGPILSFASTRTIFKRGFKLVILDEADAMTQDAQNALRRVIEKYTENTRFCLIGNYLSKIIPALQSRCTRFRFGPLTPDQMVPRLEYVVQQESIDINPGGMKAIVTLSSGDMRRSLNILQSTSMAYGKVTEETVYTCTGHPLRSDIANILDWCLNKDFTSAYKQILQLKVLKGLALNDIITEVHLLVHRVDFPQAIRIGLLIKLADIEHRLASGTNEKIQLSSMVAAFQSVRELVVSEAS from the exons ATGGCGTCCACGAATAAAGTGCCGTTACAGGCCAGGAACTTACCGTG GGTTGAAAAATACCGACCGCAGAAACTTGAAGACCTGATCTCACACAAAGATATTCTGACCACCA TCCAGAAGTTCATCAGCGAGGAGAAGCTTCCCCACCTGCTGTTCTACGGGCCGCCCGGGACCGgcaagacctccaccatcctgGCCTGTGCCAAGCAGCTGTACCAAGAGAAGGAGTTCAACTCCATGGTGCTGGAG CTCAACGCATCAGACGACAGAGGCATCGATGTGGTCCGAGGTCCCATTCTGAGCTTCGCCAGCACCAGGACCATCTTCAA GAGGGGCTTCAAGCTGGTGATACTGGACGAGGCCGATGCCATGACCCAGGAtgcccagaatgcattgcggcGAG tgaTTGAGAAGTATACAGAGAACACTCGTTTCTGCCTGATTGGTAACTACCTGTCTAAGATCATCCCGGCTCTTCAGTCCCGGTGCACCCGGTTCCGGTTCGGCCCGCTGACCCCGGACCAGATGGTCCCCCGTCTGGAGTACGTGGTGCAGCAGGAGAG CATTGACATCAACCCCGGGGGCATGAAGGCCATCGTGACCTTGTCCTCGGGCGACATGAGGAGGTCGCTCAACATACTACAG aGCACCAGCATGGCATACGGGAaggtgacggaggagacggTGTACACCTGCACGGGTCACCCATTGCGCTCCGACATCGCCAACATCCTGGACTGGTGCCTCAACAAGGACTTCACCTCGGCCTACAAGC AAATCCTGCAGCTGAAGGTGCTAAAGGGTTTGGCCCTGAACGACATCATCACCGAGGTTCACCTGCTCGTAcacagag TGGACTTTCCTCAGGCTATCCGGATTGGTCTGCTCATCAAGTTGGCCGACATCGA gcaCCGGCTCGCCTCAGGGACCAATGAGAAGATCCAGCTGAGCTCCATGGTGGCAGCGTTCCAGAGCGTCAGAGAGCTGGTGGTCAGTGAGGCGTCCTAG